In a single window of the Chondrocystis sp. NIES-4102 genome:
- a CDS encoding LCCL domain protein has translation MKNTYNFHLLFTTIAIAVGIIPANPVFAQDTLNTVPEIGWNSRIGAMGLDKSENGKQYTFNCQPAGDKMIHPPIWGTNIYTVNSAICTTAVHAGFITPSQGGKITIKLLAGQEFYTGSNKNNIYSQDHRNTEMSFTFVDESQVLESDSDSSSSFGEIVVNSLQKGVERSIERAIIDIFK, from the coding sequence ATGAAAAATACCTACAACTTTCACCTACTATTTACAACAATAGCGATCGCTGTTGGTATAATTCCTGCAAATCCTGTTTTTGCTCAAGATACCTTAAATACAGTCCCAGAAATTGGTTGGAATAGTAGAATTGGTGCAATGGGACTAGATAAAAGTGAAAACGGTAAACAATATACTTTTAATTGTCAACCCGCAGGAGATAAGATGATTCACCCTCCTATTTGGGGAACAAATATTTATACTGTTAATTCTGCTATCTGTACCACGGCTGTCCATGCAGGTTTTATTACTCCCTCACAAGGCGGTAAAATTACTATCAAATTGCTTGCAGGACAGGAATTTTATACAGGAAGTAATAAAAATAATATTTATAGCCAGGATCATCGTAATACAGAAATGAGTTTCACTTTTGTAGATGAGTCCCAAGTTTTAGAATCAGATTCCGATAGTTCTTCAAGTTTCGGGGAAATAGTGGTTAATAGTTTGCAAAAAGGCGTAGAGAGATCAATAGAAAGGGCTATTATTGATATTTTTAAGTAA